The Pan troglodytes isolate AG18354 chromosome 7, NHGRI_mPanTro3-v2.0_pri, whole genome shotgun sequence genome has a window encoding:
- the LOC134810721 gene encoding protein FAM90A15-like, translating to MMARRDPKSWAKRLVRAQTLQKQRRAPVGPRAPPPDEEDPRLKCKNCGAFGHTARSTRCPMKCWKAALVPATLGKKEGKENLKPWKPQVEANPGPLNKDKGEKEERPRQQDPQRKALLHIFSGKPPEKPLPNRKGSTESSDYLRVASGPMPVHTTSKRPRLGPVLADRSATETSDRGSVLASPSPLRKASLSSSSSLGPKERQTGAAADIPQPAVRQQGPEPLLVVKPTHSSPEGGCREVPQAASKTHGLLQAIRPQAQDKRPAVTSQPCPPAATHSLGLGSNLSFGPGAKRPAQARIQACLNFPKKPRLGPFQIPESAIQGGELGAPENLQPPPAATELGPSTSPQMGRRTPAQVPSVDRQPPHSRPCLPTAQACTMSHHPAASHDGAQPLTVLFRRLENGRWSSSLLAAPSFHSPEKPGAFLAQSPHVSEKSEGPRDRVPPSVLYEDLQVSSSSEDSDSDLE from the exons ATGATGGCACGTCGGGACCCCAAATCTTGGGCCAAGAGGCTGGTGAGAGCCCAGACCCTCCAGAAGCAGCGGAGGGCCCCAGTTGGGCCAAGGGCTCCCCCGCCCGATGAAGAAGATCCCAGG ctcaagtgcaaaaactgcggggcctttggccacacggccagaagtaccaggtgccccatgaagtgctggaaggcagccctggttccagcgaccttggggaaaaaggaagggaaggaaaacctgaaaccatggaagccccaggttgaagccaacccggggcccttgaacaaggataagggagagaaggaagagagaccaag gcaacaagacccgcagaggaaggctctcctccacatattttctgggaaacctccagagaagccgctgccgaatcgaaaaggatccacggaatcttctgattatctgagg gttgcaagcgggccaatgccggtccacacaaccagtaagaggccgcgcctgggccctgtcctcgctgatcgctcagctaccgaaacgtctgacaggggctccgtcttggcttcgccgtctcccctcagaaaagccagtctgagctcctcctcaagtcttggaccaaaggaaagacagacaggggctgcggccgacatccctcagcctgcagtcaggcagcagggccccgagcctctcctcgtggtgaagccgacacacagcagccctgagggtggctgccgagaagttccccaggctgcctccaaaacccacggcctgctccaggccatcagaccccaggcacaggacaaacgtcctgcggtgacctcacagccctgcccgccagccgccacacacagcttgggcctaggctccaatctcagcttcgggccaggagccaagagacctgcccaggctcggattcaggcttgcctgaacttccccaagaaaccgagactgggtcccttccagatccccgaaagcgccatccagggaggtgagctgggggccccggagaatctccaacctccgccagccgcaaccgaacttggaccaagtacgtcgccccagatgggcaggaggacacccgcccaggtgcccagcgtcgaccggcagcctccgcacagcagaccttgcctgcctactgcccaggcctgcaccatgtcccatcacccagcggccagccatgatggggcccagcctctcacagtgctcttccggagactggaaaacggacgctggagctccagcctcctggcggccccctcatttcactctcctgagAAGCCGGGAGCCTTCCTCGCTCAGAGCCCTCATGTGTCAGAGAAGTCTGAGGGTCCCCGTGATCGTGTCCCACCGAGCGTCCTCTATGAGGACCTTcaggtttcctcctcctcagaggacagcgattctgacctggagtga